ataatcacaaaaGTTCATTTGATTTTTACGTGGcattacctaggtaggtacttgtttaATGCGATACATATGTGCAGGCAAATTATCATGTAAATAATACGATGCCGACACACGATAACGTAGGTACAAGACTGCAGCAGCGTAACtttgaaataaaatcattatttacattaaaatgaaGTCAATGGATGAAGGGTAGGATAATATCAAgttaggtttttaatttattccctACTACAGGTATATGCCACCggataaatttataacattttatttaaaaaaaaaaaatattggtataggtacttattgtataatactggCCGCCGCCCTCCGACGACtgttaacaatttattaccTTGCCAAACAACTTTGTACTTTTACAAAGTAAATTTgtatcgttatattttattatttttcttcagaataaataaaaattgataaatccTGCAGTTATTGGTATACGGTCTATGTGAACTTGTGGTCATTAGATATACGAAGCAATTCGTGTTtagattttaaagtacctatatatgtcctaggtaataattattacgaataaTCGTAATTCTGCGGCCACTTATTGTAGCATATgtttaaataagaattaagtATGTAAAATCGTGcgtcatgtttaaaaaatataaaaaaagttaaaggaAATTATagtgtgttatttaatattttaattatcataacaGTTAGGTACTCATGATAATGATATTGTGTTAAAGTCAAGAGTGCATGAGCTGTTTATCatggtcataataattattcaatgttaAAGATCATTGATTACGATGAGTGATGACCGCCTACCGGGCCACTATGCACTCATatcttcgtataatatattattatggtcataatatactaaaataacgCAAatcactacctatattatatttctattaatatagtattatagtaaacatATTTCACGTTAATGgaggtacttaaaaatattattaagtacttcAGTCGAGAAAAACAATTTGTCACCACTGCCGTAGTGTCGTAATTTGGTCATGATGAAgtgtttgtacattttacttAGTACCCCTCAATTTAATTGTTGTATGTATCATATAAATAACTCTAAATATATAACCATTGtgatataatgtacaatactataatataagtaggtgcCTACGTGTACAGAACAGTGTTAAGAGGATGGCCAATGGGACAAGTGCCTTAGGGTGGtaaaacttttaacattttaaagggCGGAAAATATTTGACTATATGTATCTAGGGGTGCTAAATATTATTGCCCTGCAGGGGCGCCAACTAAAGTTAGCAAGGCAAAGTAAGTGTATAAATGTAAGCACAACCCGaaacatataattacataatattttaatattaacataacattGTGAATTGATAAGACGTTGCTGATGTGCATCGTCgctttgcaataaaataatattcgaccGATCAGATTTTCGTACTTAAatcttaatacaatataatattataatgtatttgttgCATAGTGTTTattacgtattaataatattattatcttaaagtTATGTATGGATACAGCTAGCAAAGTGGATTCAGACTTTTCAGactatttctataaaatacacTATGTATAGATTGTTATAACAGTGTTAAATAAGTACAAAAATGTGTTGCAACAGATGTCAgtctatacaaataaattattaagttgcaTGCTACTAGAAAATTTATCCTCTGCAAGGAAAATTGAAGAATCATCGATATATGTTTTTGGGTATATTGCAGTGGAAAAATATCGAATGGCATGCTAAATTttgttagaaatttaaattaattttttgtttctattttcGATTTGTGTGGAAATACATAAAGCGTCACGAAAATCAgttgggaaaaaaaattgtaccaagCCCAAACACATCtatgttaaagtttttttttggggggagggggaCCTAAATCTCCTCCATCACTACCGTAATTACACCACTATGCCATAGGACCACCGTACCGTACTGAAGCTTACAACGAGTcgaccgtataataatataatattactaacaatttattttattttcataatattgctCTGGGCACAAATCGTAAAATAATCAATAGAATCGATTGCCACGAATTAATATcggattataaatatatttattttctattgtcgCGTTTGCTGGCGGTGATTTTGAATcgtaacagtattattattttttttctttcgattATTCGTCGACAATAGAATTATAGCTCTGCGCGTGCGCACGCGCATGGCAGGCGACAGTGTTTTTCTTTCGACCGGCGCGGCGGTACGTTATACTCAacaggtatctatataataccgCGGTAGTGCGGTTcactttaacattttatattgtaccgaaataataagtaaaacaacCGATTCGCAACGTTAGTAATcgcataggtataaaatataacacccACCggttacactattattattattattattattaggtattatattatagcctaaCCTAACATAGCCCACTCGCCGCTATATGGCACTCGGCGGCGGCCTAAAATAAATCGTGTAAATGCGATTCCCTATGGAGCGGCCGGTGAGTTACCTTGggcttgaaatattatattgtggaaACGCGACGTGGACGGTTCATCGCGGTTCAAACGgctctatatattatgatattattcaggcgtactattctataataataataatactaatcctaaataataataggtggtacgatattattatattattaacggcGGCGCTCACCGTTCGTGATAAGTGTACTTATGTCCGCAGGCtacgcgtaggtacctacctatattataatatgtgtagtgtcgtaattatttatattattattattattgtagttgtatAATGCCAAATTGAGTGTCGGCGTATATAGTACTGTCGAGTATGGGTGAGGGGGGCAGTTAACCGGGAAGAACGGCGCTTTAATGCTGACTGTGTATCCGACACTACATTACAACTCGAGTCAAATAACGCgcaaatcatttaatatttcagCCCTGAGCTGCACCGagtatctattaaatataaatataaataccataCACAGTGTGTTCGGTAACAACGAACTCCGTCCTCAAGTCCACGAACCTCCTTTCACCCCGCCCAAGAAATGAACCcagtgattttttaagcatgttcTCCCACATTTTTCCctttaatagtaggtatgtatatattttattcgaattctgatttttcgtatttttaagtACCTGTATACTTGAAGACCATAATACTTTCATATTgctgatatttttttgtactactttgGAAGTATcttgtggtgatacaaacttctatttttaaaatgacaaCCTCCCCCCCACcgtttacaaaaaattatttagagatgattttcttgaaaattctgatgtatttaaattaaaataaattccgaTGAGTACTTTCTGGGttattaaaatgcttataataacaaagataataatccttaaaattggttttataaaaatataaactaaatgtgGTACtagatgtaatatttattatacttgaaacATTTGTacatatcatttatataaatacatcaatAGTAGTTACTAACTTTTAAAGATCGTCTAagcctatatacctatactaactCATAGAGTATTATCCTTAATACATAAAGCTATATATAACTCAACAATTACTCgcttgaattttgatttagatacataaaaattatcataacagGTAACAAAAAAAGTGGttcctatttgaaaaatagaaatttgtattGTCACAGGATCATTCTTAAGTGGTACGATAAAGGattcgaaaatatggtcttcaagagtaattaaaaatgtcaaaaataagaataaatcagaatataataattatacatgatttaagtacctaaaaaaatattctgagcaCTTAAAAAATCAAGCTGTAGGAGTCGCGTTTATCGCATATCCGTCATGTTTCAATATCATGTACGCCGTACGAAAGAAATCGGCCGTGTAAGTGCGGTAAATTTAGTACATAatacgatttattatattataacctaaccCAACCCAACCCAACCTACCTGAGACGTGTGTGCGCGTGTGTAGTAAAGTGGCCGGACGGGGAGGAAAATAATATCGTCATAAATACGATCTATAGACAAGTCggcattatataacattattattaatttaactccGCTCGGTGGTAAGAacggataatatttatttattctcgCTTATACCTATACAGTCACGATAATCGTTTATTTTCCACCGCAGCGTAACCGGTCGAATGGCGGCCGAGCACGGGGGACCGGTTTCCCGGACAAACGGAGCCGGACCGCGACGGATAAAGAATCAGGAGTCGGTGGCCGGTTACCCCTTCCGCGGGGGGGTCTCGCTGGGGGGCATCGCCTCACGCGTTGtaccctctctctctctcagcTCCCCCGGCGCACCGTCTGTCGCACGGTCGTACATGCGTTGTTTCGCGCACAggtattcgttttattttttttcttattcccTTCCTTTTCATCGGCGCccgttgttatatattattatattactattattattcttccTTTTCTTCTTCTTGTTGTTCGCCGACCGCGTCTTCGGCTTTTTTTCCACCATTTTCCACCGCCTGCTCTTCCCGCGCCGGCATACACCACTGTGGCTATTTAAGGATCAAACCGTTCGGCACTCGGACACAATTGGACCGCAACGACTTGAACGAGACGCTTCTAGTTTGTACTTACGAGAACCGCCGCCGTCCGTCTTAAGTCCGTATTATCCGTCagattgttattactattatcaccATGAAGGTAAGATTTTTGCACATGCcactaaatcataatatattgtactataaataTCCAAAAATGCCGACGACTTTATGCTTACCCGCTGTGCAGCGAATGTtcgatttaaaataacataagcaaaaaatcgttttcaaaattattagccGAAACAATATTACAGTTAACAGGTAGATAATATCGTTAACCCGTCCAGTTTGTCATGCATGGCAACCGTTACggcttaaaataaatagtggtccgaaaactatattatagatgtTAAAATATCggattatcgtttttttttttcaaatcgtaACTGTTGCGAGTGCTTTGCAGATGAACCGGACGGGTTTTCCTTTGTAGAAACGGTATACGATTTGTATAATTCTATAACTCgaacaaataaaaagtaatgaTTCGAAAACCAAGTAACgcgtattatatagtaatataatataggtttggTACGtagaatcaaattttaattttgcttttctatatgatattttgaaagaaaattGTACGTTCGAGTTGTTTACTTTGTTATTTAACCCTTCGATTACGTATTTGACTAACACGATTTAAACTGAAGTTTAAATACACCCAAACGGATAGTGGCTAATAATATTTCGTTGATCGACTGACCAATCTTTTCACGTGCTGTGCTCTGCAGGTCTTCTGCGCAGTCGCCTTCCTGTTGGCCGTCGTGGCAGCAGCTTCGTCGACGGAAGTCCAAAAGTCCACCGCCGTACCGTCACCGGTACAGTCGCCGACGACTTACCCGGGACCAGGAGGCGTACCGTATCCGGCGCAGAGCTACCAGTACACGTCCGAGTACGCCGGACCGGTGGCCAAGTCATCGTTCGGACCAAAGGCCGCCGTCCCGTCGTCTGCTTTCGGTAAGTCACGCACAGACGTCACAAAAATTTAGTTATCATCCATGAACACCACAACGTGCAGACCGTAACTTCACAGACTATCACCTCCGATATTTAGCACTTTTTGTCATTAAACAGTTAGCGATAgttaacgtattattataacaatcatcatattttataggcGTTTGATGATAAAACcgtatttcaattattgttgGGGACTTTCGATAACCTGTAGTGCCGACTGTATTGCAGGCTATTAAAATGATCGCCAAACAGCTACacttatattgtatgtttatttactattacTTTTGGAGATAACCAACGACGGTGCCTTTGAATTCTGATctcgagggggggggggagagatGCGAAGTCGATGTCACTCCGCTcaggataaaatataatatcacgcCTTACGTTCCTTCTTCATCCACACCCTATGGTGGTGACAAATGCAATACCATACTCATATCGCTACCTACCTAAGTAGGTATTCTTTAATAATCGCAAACAAACGCCTCTTTACGTTTTCAGCCGCCTACCAACCGTACCAGCAACACCAGCAGTACAACTTCGGACCGCAACCACAGTACTACCCGGGTTCCGGATACCCCGCCGCCGGACAGTACCCTACCCCGTACTCGGGACATCCGTCGACCGGCGCCGCCTACCCGACCCCGTACTCGGCTTACCCGTACTCAGCCCAACCGTACTCTGCTCAACCGTACTCGGCCCAACCGTACAACGGCGGCTCTTACTCTCCATATCCGGCCGCCTTCCCGTCGTACTACGGTGGTCAATTCGGCCTGCCGTCCGCCGCCGGTCCGTACAACAGCCACTACTCAGGCGCCGTCGCGCCGACCGTCACCCCGTACTCGGCTGCTTACCCACAACAACCACTGCAGCACTCGTCGTTGTTCTACAACAGCGGCGCCGCCGCCGGTCAACAGTACGGCTCGTCCCCACAGTACCCGTCACAGCAGTACCAGTCGTTCTACGCCAACTCGCCGGCCGCCCCCGCCACCGCCTCAGCCGCCTCCGATTCCGTCAGTAAGACCGAAAAGAAATAAACGAACGATTGATCATTATGGATACCCCGCCGCAAGAATTTTGACTTATTATTTCGCTacttaggataatattatatgagcgtatacctatatattatatattatttgtattattatttattttttcaacacttATAATTgccatatagtataatatgtaatataaaaaaattgcaatatatttaatgtaattttatattataataccgttttatatttattattattatataacataattatcatGCGCCATACCGGTTTCCTAAACTCCAACtacagtagaaaccgtttataatgacATTCGAAGGATACCAGTCAAAATTAGTCATAATAACCGGTGATTGACATTATGGCCAAAATgataaaaacgatttaaaaaatgtattatatattatgtttacgcataatattattgtattacaatcaATGTGTCATAtgtttaataggtactaaatagttatttcaatacatataaggataaaaatcaaaacaaaaaaagttgttttattgttttaaaataaaatctatatcgtattaaaaaatgttgatatcttaatttgtattttgtttgtataaaaatcatacggattttttttttcatttctttaaaatttttttcagtacCTACTTAGTATTATCGGTCGTTATATGCCACTTTCGATAAAAGTTTAATCCATTATAGATAAAAGATTTTTCCAAAATAACCGTCCAAccaaccatatataatattatagtcgttatacagaagtaataataataatcgatagaAATTAGTACATATCTACAATATTTAAGAGTTTTTTGAGACCTATTCAATCTAAGACCATTACACCCGATATGTCATTTCGACCGGTGTCATAACAAACGGTTTCTTCTATACCTAAATAGTATCTGTATATACGGCGTGTTATTGAATAAGAAATTCgtactgaaatatattttcaagcaCTTCGATTTAACAAAATCacttttgtacataataataatataggcacgAACATcgcacatcatattattatagtattatacgccTATGTATTTTGTTCGATGAAAACTTCAACGAATTCACGAATCGAGTGTAATAATTGTGTGTTTAGTGCATATAGCTATATACAAACAAGTCTTACCTGGTAACtggtaagtatacctatataataatgtaccaacACCGTGTTGCGTTGGTGtgatgtgatatattataatgttataaaacgacaatgtatataatattattacctcgATGTATGAAATGATTTGCGTACGTTAAATTCAAGATGGAAAAATGATAGGTACTGCAACGGCGGtctaaataataacatgatttaatcaaaatacGATCTTCTGGATGTTTGCCATATATTTGAAGATAAAGCTTGtcgcttttatattatatacgtacctataataatatatgatcgtGATCGCagcataaatgtttttttaaagctgatttaaaaaaaaaataaaaataaaaatatgattttaacaagaagacgttttttttaaactcaaacGGATTATTCCGTGCGTTACGTTTGTAGTTCCGAGGTTATGTCGATAACGGCTgcaaagataaatataattttattatataaagacaGATACTTAACGGTCtagttacacataataatataggaattaaaacaaaaatataatattactaaatagcATAACTTTGCAGCGATTGGTGTGACAGCAGACAGGATGATGCCAATTCtgatgtagtataatattaggtaggtattattatgtgttacaaGAACTATCGTCTATCTGGGTATGATATATcgggatattatttttaataaaaatatgtgccAAATTTGAGTTAAGTTGACACAGTGCAAAATTAAATCGTATGCTGGCTGTGATAAAGTTCAACTGAGTACATAAATAGTCGGAGAGTCCAATAGTCCTACCTAATATAGTGTTACAGAATTGTTTGATGTAATTTCcccgttttataataaaattacttataggTTCGTGATTAAAgtcaaatgcatttttattttttgatagaaaagtatttttttttcttaaatgcgTTTCAcataatttcttataatataaacttgttgataaacatttttttgacatttcttgtttttaatctatttttttttaatattttctattaaattatcaattgatCACAGTTTGTAGTTTTATATGTACTTACTGTACAAATCGATTAGAGTTTgctaatatataacatattattgatgTTAATATTAACTTTGGATTTGAATTGGTAATATGCTGTATTATATCAGATTAGCGTATCGATAAAGTATTTGTCAAGGAAAGCTGTTAATAAAGCAGTTACCAAACCGacctacctaggtatctatAGATTAAATTAATGTGTTCTTCATGGGTAGATTGTACTTCAGTTCGAGTTCGTCGTTTAGTAGTTTTATCGCTTAAGCGCGAACTAATtagttatattctaatataataattacttattttcaatgaatattctgttattttagttttcaatattcTAAAAGTTAATAACAGAGGCAGTTTTGgagttaaaataatacatagtagAATTAGTAGAACTCGGAAAAATGTTTCGAAGACAGTttgtctaaatatattatggatgtgattttttttttaaacaaattatttggcGGAAaccttattacattttttactacatttatttataatttcttttttattatctatattgccTTCAAATTTGAACTCTAAAACTATAGGTAAACTCCATTGGCCAGACATTGAGAtccaaaatgtaattaattttatatattattgtttgattcG
This portion of the Acyrthosiphon pisum isolate AL4f chromosome A1, pea_aphid_22Mar2018_4r6ur, whole genome shotgun sequence genome encodes:
- the LOC100166606 gene encoding uncharacterized protein LOC100166606 precursor (The RefSeq protein has 4 substitutions compared to this genomic sequence) is translated as MKVFCAVAFLLAVVAAASSTEVQKSTAVPSPVQSPTTYPGPGGVPYPAQSYQYTSEYAGPVAKSSFGPKAAVPSSAFAAYQPYQQHQQYNFGPQPQYYPGSGYPAAGQYPTPYSGHPSTGAAYPTPYSAYPYSAQPYSAQPYSAQPYNGGSYYPYPAAFPSYYDGQFGLPSAAGPYNSHYSGAVAPTVTPYSAAYPQQPLQHSSLFYNSGAAAGQQYGLSPQYPSQQYQSFYANSPAAPATASTASDSVSKTEKK